The following proteins are co-located in the Pedobacter sp. FW305-3-2-15-E-R2A2 genome:
- a CDS encoding DUF3667 domain-containing protein — protein MSGRYRKEKNCLNCNHTVEDHFCSHCGQENIIVEEDALHMIVHATADYFHFESKFFGTIKPLLVKPGWLTQQYVDGKRVKFIHPIRLYIFVSIVFFLAILSGGHKAKKQVEIAPETKEETLRKDSLQKDGLTRLKEGLSSVPVPGALKDSIISDINKNAKERKKGQKSEPVYFELDSVLRGKFNTVEDYDKHQKSLPKSEQDNFIENYIAKKNIDLKDYPGDVGKKMLEDFLHNLPKMMFLLLPLFAFLLKLVYIRKKKYYYEHLIFSFHLHSALFLSILVTILLCWLSGFVYNVTGFLRGVCFFYIVWYIYRSLRTFYNSSRWITVFKIFFLLFGYTILVSITFLIGIALSVVMM, from the coding sequence ATGTCAGGTAGATACCGTAAAGAAAAAAACTGTTTAAATTGCAATCATACTGTTGAAGACCATTTCTGTTCGCATTGCGGACAGGAAAACATCATCGTTGAAGAAGATGCTTTGCACATGATCGTTCATGCCACAGCTGATTATTTCCATTTTGAGTCGAAATTCTTCGGCACAATAAAACCCCTTCTGGTAAAACCGGGATGGCTTACACAACAATATGTGGATGGTAAAAGGGTAAAGTTCATCCATCCTATCCGTCTATATATTTTTGTGAGTATCGTCTTCTTCCTGGCGATCCTTAGCGGTGGTCACAAAGCAAAAAAGCAGGTGGAGATTGCTCCGGAAACAAAGGAAGAAACACTGAGAAAAGACAGTCTTCAAAAAGATGGCCTTACGAGACTTAAAGAAGGGCTTTCCAGCGTCCCGGTTCCCGGAGCATTGAAAGACAGCATCATTAGTGACATTAATAAAAACGCAAAAGAACGTAAGAAGGGTCAAAAATCCGAACCGGTATATTTCGAGCTGGACAGTGTATTACGGGGAAAATTTAACACAGTAGAGGACTATGATAAGCACCAAAAGAGCCTGCCGAAATCAGAGCAGGACAATTTCATTGAAAATTATATCGCTAAAAAAAATATAGATCTTAAAGATTATCCCGGCGATGTAGGGAAAAAGATGCTTGAGGATTTTCTTCATAATCTCCCAAAGATGATGTTCCTCCTGCTCCCTTTATTTGCATTTCTTTTAAAGCTGGTATATATCCGTAAAAAGAAATACTATTACGAACATCTGATCTTTTCTTTTCACCTCCATTCGGCATTATTTCTAAGTATATTGGTAACGATACTTCTTTGCTGGCTCTCAGGTTTCGTTTATAATGTAACCGGTTTTCTGCGGGGAGTATGTTTCTTTTACATTGTTTGGTACATCTACCGCTCTTTAAGAACCTTTTATAACAGTAGCCGATGGATCACTGTTTTTAAGATCTTCTTCCTTTTGTTTGGCTATACCATTTTGGTTTCCATCACTTTTCTTATTGGAATTGCTTTGTCTGTAGTGATGATGTAG
- a CDS encoding citrate synthase, with protein MSDIAEIKIDGKVYEFPVITGTEGEKSIDISKLRDLTGHITLDLGYKNTGSTKSAITFLDGEKGVLKYRGYPIEVLAEKSTFLEVAYLLIYGDLPKQEQLDDFQASISRHTLIHEDMKKFLDGYPSKSHPMAQLASLVCSLSTFYPESLNANSDPETMDLTMIKLLAKFPTIVSFIYKKSLGHPLIYPKNKYDYVSNFLNMIFGQRTEEVEIDPVVVKAMNTLLILHADHEQNCSASTVRMVGSSDCNLYASVSAGIAALWGPLHGGANQAVIEMLERIKEDGGDTEKWINKAKDKNDPFRMMGFGHRVYKNFDPRAKIIKKACDEILEKLGINDPVLEIAKKLEEAALNDPYFVERKLYPNVDFYSGIIYRALGFPTDMFTVLFALGRLPGWIAQWKEMHENKEPIGRPRQVYVGHTNRDFTDISKR; from the coding sequence ATGTCAGATATTGCAGAAATTAAGATTGACGGAAAAGTCTATGAATTTCCCGTTATTACAGGTACCGAAGGGGAGAAGTCTATAGATATTTCAAAGCTTAGAGATTTAACAGGTCACATTACACTAGACCTTGGTTACAAAAATACGGGGTCCACGAAAAGTGCAATTACCTTTTTAGATGGTGAAAAAGGAGTTTTAAAATACCGCGGTTACCCAATCGAAGTACTTGCAGAAAAATCAACTTTTCTGGAAGTTGCTTACCTGCTTATATATGGCGATTTACCTAAACAAGAACAACTGGATGATTTTCAGGCTTCGATCAGTCGTCATACACTGATTCATGAAGACATGAAAAAGTTTTTGGATGGATATCCTTCTAAATCTCATCCAATGGCGCAACTGGCTTCTTTGGTCTGCTCATTGTCTACATTCTATCCGGAATCTTTAAATGCAAATTCTGATCCGGAGACCATGGACCTGACCATGATCAAACTATTGGCGAAATTCCCGACTATTGTATCTTTCATTTATAAAAAATCTTTAGGTCATCCACTGATCTATCCAAAAAATAAATACGACTACGTTAGCAATTTCTTAAACATGATCTTTGGTCAGCGTACCGAAGAAGTGGAAATTGATCCGGTAGTAGTGAAAGCAATGAATACTTTACTGATCCTTCATGCTGATCATGAGCAGAACTGTTCTGCTTCAACGGTAAGAATGGTCGGTTCTTCAGACTGTAATCTTTACGCTTCAGTATCTGCAGGAATCGCTGCACTTTGGGGCCCGCTTCATGGTGGTGCAAACCAGGCAGTAATCGAAATGCTGGAACGCATTAAGGAAGATGGTGGAGATACAGAAAAATGGATCAACAAAGCAAAAGATAAAAACGATCCTTTCCGTATGATGGGCTTTGGTCACCGTGTTTATAAAAACTTTGATCCAAGAGCAAAAATCATCAAGAAAGCTTGTGATGAGATCCTGGAGAAATTAGGCATCAATGATCCTGTTCTGGAAATTGCGAAAAAACTGGAAGAAGCTGCATTAAACGATCCTTACTTCGTAGAACGTAAATTGTATCCTAACGTAGATTTTTACTCAGGAATCATTTACAGAGCTTTAGGTTTCCCTACAGACATGTTCACGGTATTGTTTGCCCTGGGCCGCCTGCCAGGATGGATTGCACAATGGAAAGAAATGCATGAGAACAAAGAACCTATTGGTCGCCCACGTCAGGTGTATGTAGGTCATACCAACAGAGATTTTACGGACATCAGCAAAAGATAA
- a CDS encoding DUF3347 domain-containing protein produces the protein MKRYLAVAAIMIATSCTNTNQKVALSADSTAKSKEAETATVSVQLKDASVQSIYNGYISLKNALVSSKFEDAQKTASALKTSLAGYKGCENTAVTAGKIATAKDLAAQRKDFTALSSDLIAMFKHADIEKGAIYVQHCPMANNGDGGDWLASEKKIQNPYYGDEMMECGAVLEELKPAK, from the coding sequence ATGAAAAGATACCTCGCTGTAGCAGCAATTATGATTGCTACATCCTGTACAAACACTAATCAAAAAGTGGCTTTAAGTGCAGATAGCACTGCAAAAAGCAAAGAAGCCGAAACGGCGACGGTTAGTGTTCAGCTCAAAGACGCCAGTGTACAGTCCATTTACAATGGCTATATCTCTTTAAAGAATGCGCTGGTCAGCTCAAAATTTGAAGATGCCCAAAAAACAGCATCCGCGCTTAAAACCAGTCTGGCCGGCTATAAAGGATGTGAAAATACTGCCGTTACTGCAGGAAAAATTGCCACCGCCAAAGATCTTGCTGCCCAAAGAAAAGATTTTACTGCCCTTAGTTCCGATTTGATTGCGATGTTTAAACATGCAGACATTGAAAAAGGAGCCATTTACGTTCAGCATTGCCCAATGGCAAATAACGGGGATGGAGGCGATTGGCTGGCTTCAGAAAAGAAAATCCAGAATCCATATTATGGTGATGAGATGATGGAGTGTGGTGCGGTTCTCGAAGAGCTAAAACCTGCCAAATAG
- the miaA gene encoding tRNA (adenosine(37)-N6)-dimethylallyltransferase MiaA, producing MEQEYPLLVVLGPTASGKTKLAVRLAEALQGELISADSRQVFKDMDIGTGKDLKEYERNGQQIPYHLINIREAGGKYNVNEFKEDFYRVFEDLNTRKVLPILCGGTGMYMHSIFQDHEYTAIPVNEALREGLRLKDIEGLRIILKSYPPALTQHADLSSFKRLIRAIEIAEYLSHHDLITVKRPLIRPFVVGLTSDVTLRRKKILRRMEARLEEGMIEEVKGLIEKGVNPEVLTFYGLEYKFIVAYLSGYLDNEELKLQLGTAICQFAKRQMTFFRKMEKDGVAIHWFDTDQDSDRLFKQVMEAYIHWKAS from the coding sequence ATGGAGCAGGAATACCCACTATTGGTCGTATTAGGCCCTACGGCTTCCGGAAAAACGAAACTTGCAGTACGGTTGGCTGAGGCGCTTCAGGGAGAACTGATCAGTGCCGATAGCAGGCAGGTGTTTAAAGATATGGACATTGGTACGGGAAAAGACCTGAAGGAATATGAGCGGAATGGCCAACAGATTCCTTATCATCTGATCAATATCCGGGAAGCTGGAGGGAAATACAACGTAAATGAGTTCAAAGAAGATTTTTACCGTGTGTTTGAAGATCTGAACACCAGAAAAGTACTGCCTATCCTTTGTGGTGGAACAGGGATGTATATGCACAGTATCTTTCAGGATCATGAGTATACGGCCATTCCTGTAAACGAAGCACTCAGAGAAGGTTTAAGACTAAAGGATATTGAGGGTTTAAGGATCATACTGAAAAGCTATCCTCCGGCGCTGACTCAACATGCGGACCTGTCTTCCTTCAAGAGACTGATCCGTGCCATAGAGATTGCCGAATATTTAAGTCATCATGACCTGATTACTGTAAAGCGACCTTTGATCAGGCCATTTGTAGTAGGGCTGACTTCCGATGTGACCTTGCGCAGGAAGAAAATCCTTCGCAGAATGGAGGCCAGACTGGAAGAAGGGATGATTGAGGAAGTAAAAGGATTGATTGAAAAAGGGGTAAACCCAGAAGTGCTTACTTTTTACGGACTGGAATATAAGTTTATTGTCGCTTATCTGTCTGGCTACCTGGATAATGAGGAATTAAAACTGCAGCTCGGAACAGCGATATGTCAATTTGCAAAACGTCAAATGACCTTTTTTAGAAAAATGGAAAAGGATGGGGTAGCCATTCACTGGTTTGATACCGATCAGGATTCCGATCGGTTATTTAAGCAGGTGATGGAGGCGTATATCCACTGGAAGGCCAGTTAA